Proteins found in one Ammospiza nelsoni isolate bAmmNel1 chromosome 15, bAmmNel1.pri, whole genome shotgun sequence genomic segment:
- the MPP1 gene encoding 55 kDa erythrocyte membrane protein: protein MTLKSGRSDGGGSMRTALSDLYLEHLLQNRPKPEAMTQSPHTLTEDIYTNGSATLGSPSHGGREVRKIRLVQFEKVTEEPMGITLKQNDKQSCMVARIFHGGMIHRQGSLHVGDEIIEINGQSASNHTVDQLQKMLKETKGMVSLKVIPNQQSRLPALQMFMRAQFDYDPKKDNLIPCKEAGLKFQIGDVIQIINKDDSNWWQGRVEGSSTESAGLIPSPELQEWRVASVSQPSQSESPSCSPFGKKKKCKDKYLAKHSSIFDQLDVVSYEEVVRLPAFKRKTLVLIGASGVGRSHIKNALLSNNPDKFMYPPPYTTRPQKKNEVDGKDYYFVSTEEMTRDISANEFLEFGSYQGNMFGTKFETVHKIHQQDKVAILDIEPQTLKIVRTAELSPFIVFIAPTDRAEDSEALQQLRKDSESIRSRYAHYFDLSLVNNGVEESLQLLQEAFEQACSSPQWVPVSWVY, encoded by the exons GCCATGACTCAGTCCCCACACACCCTGACTGAGGACATTTACACCAACGGCTCAGCgaccctgggcagcccctcGCACGGCGGCCGCGAGGTGCGCAAGATCCGCCTCGTGCAGTTCGAGAAGGTCACCGAGGAGCCCATG GGAATCACGCTGAAGCAAAATGACAAGCAGAGCTGCATGGTGGCCAGGATCTTCCATGGGGGCATGATTCACAGACAAG GCTCCCTGCACGTGGGTGATGAAATCATAGAAATCAATGGGCAGAGTGCGAGCAACCACACAGTTGACCAGCTGCAGAAGATGCTG AAAGAAACCAAGGGGATGGTGTCATTAAAAGTCATTCCCAACCAGCAAAGCcgcctccctgctctccag ATGTTCATGAGGGCACAGTTTGACTACGACCCCAAGAAAGACAACCTGATCCCCTGCAAGGAGGCGGGGCTGAAGTTTCAGATCGGAGATGTGATTCAGATCATAAACAAGGACGACAGCAACTGGTGGCAGGGCCGGGTGGAGGGCTCCTCTACTGAGTCAGCAGGACTCATCCCttctccagagctgcaggagtg GCGTGTGGCGAGcgtctcccagcccagccagagcGAGTCCCCGAGCTGCAGCCCCTTcgggaagaagaagaagtgcAAAGATAAATACCTGGCCAAGCACAGCTCAA TTTTTGACCAGCTGGATGTTGTTTCCTACGAGGAGGTGGTGAGGCTGCCTGCCTTCAAGAGGAAGACTCTGGTGCTCATTG ggGCCAGTGGTGTGGGCCGTAGCCACATCAAGAATGCTCTGCTCAGCAACAACCCAGACAAGTTCATGTACCCACCCCCAT acACCACACGcccccagaagaagaatgagGTGGATGGGAAGGACTATTACTTTGTCTCCACCGAGGAGATGACCCGGGACATCTCAGCCAATGAGTTCTTGGAGTTTGGAAGCTACCAGGGCAACATGTTTGGCACCAAGTTTGAAACAGTGCACAAGATCCACCAGCAGGACAAAGTCGCTATTTTGGACATCGAGCCCCAG ACCCTCAAGATCGTGCGCACGGCTGAGCTCTCCCCGTTCATCGTGTTCATTGCCCCGACAGACCGGGCAGAGGAC TCAGAGGCGCTGCAGCAGCTCCGCAAGGACTCGGAGAGCATCCGCAGCCGCTACGCGCACTACTTCGACCTGTCCCTGGTCAACAACGGTGTGGAAGagagcctgcagctgctgcaggaggcctTTGAGCAGgcctgcagctccccacagTGGGTGCCTGTCTCCTGGGTCTACTGA